From the genome of Desulfovibrio sp. JY:
ATAAACGATGCCCCGGCCTTGGCGGCGGCCCATGTGGGCATCGCCATGGGCACGGGCACGGACGTGGCCATGGAGAGCGCTGGGGTAACCCTGGTCAAGGGCGATTTGCGCGGCATCGTCCGGGCCAGACACTTAAGCCAGGCCACCATGCGCAATATCCGTCAAAACCTGTTTTTCGCTTTCGTTTACAACGCGCTGGGAGTTCCTTTGGCTGCGGGTGTCCTCTTCCCGAGCCTGGGAATCCTGCTCAGTCCTATGATCGCGGCTGCGGCTATGAGTGTGAGTTCGGTGTCGGTGTTGGCCAATGCCCTGCGTCTACGAAGCCTGAAATTTTGACCTCAGCCCGAGCAGGTCTTTTCCTGGGATGACGTGGAAGAGACGAGTCCGTTGCCGATGGAAAGCCCATGGCGCCCTGCGCCGCAGGCGACAGCGCTACGGCGTCCGCGTGATCTTGCCCATGAGAAAAGAGGATCGCCGACCAGATGTAAAGGAGGCGTTTTGAATGACGAATGCGGCGCGCCACAGGGACGATCATAAAGTCAAGGAGACTGTTAATGAATGAAATTACAGAGCTTTTATCAGGGCATCTCCCCACTGCCCAGTTCGGAAGCATGCCAGGTGGGGGCGGGTATGGCGGCTGGAACATGATGTCGGGGTCGTTTGGAGGATTGACAATGATTGTTCTTCTCATTGTGGCCATCCTTGTCATTTA
Proteins encoded in this window:
- a CDS encoding SHOCT domain-containing protein, encoding MNEITELLSGHLPTAQFGSMPGGGGYGGWNMMSGSFGGLTMIVLLIVAILVIYLLVRGKNGNTETPVDILKKRYARGELSKEEYERLRKDIED